A DNA window from Candidatus Sulfidibacterium hydrothermale contains the following coding sequences:
- a CDS encoding PKD domain-containing protein produces MRKFTFLFLLTLLSLGVWGQCSTTADFTYVYTGCSTIQFTDASTASPNYNLVKWEWNYGDGDTATGPIVSHTFTPGITVNVKLVVTADSSGVTCTDSIVKTIVIHALPTVYAASDHNPSCIVVPAQFFGSSGMEPYINSWQWDFGDGTFDTVQNPAHLYADTGSYQVILHIVDSNECANNDTLIQKVNSLPAMDFSWSVEPAATTDNLQFTATVDTTLAPVTSWHWDFGDGDTSNIQNPTHQYSDTGQYSVTLSIISGGFCPNSLTKIVHVEPLPAPDFTVSAVCLNDTTYFTDSTTTPVGTITTWKWYFGDGDSLIIHSPDNPNVKHIYRVKTIYPVTLLAINSEGYERSITKNITVVPKPLADFTFNDTCYTLPTTFTDQSSLEGGSAITSWNWDFSDTLSGAADSSVLQNPTHIFSLPGTYPVQLIIRNADGCSDTTIKPVVRDTLPTVEFTISKDSVCPGEDVSFYGIATDISIWHWDFGNGDTSQYQNPTYHYSTSGTYTVTLTVTNTNGCTSSVSHTIYVKPQPLTDFTFNIWCQGDTTCFWDQSSVPNGYITEWNWSFGDGDTSTLQNPEHLYQPVGQYYATLSVTSNEGCRNSATHIIIFDSLPSPDFSLSPACMNDTTFFTDKTTTPVGVITTWKWYFGDGDSLIVHDPDSANAKHIYLAQTTYNVTLLTISSFGFERSITKQITVHHKPLANFTFNDTCYYAPISFTDSSTQDGGSALSGWNWNFGDPISGIDNESDLQNPTHIMSHPDTFNVRLIVTNLDGCTDTALREVVVDSVPPVDFTLLNDSICFGENAYFYATGKDITSWEWDFGNGDSSSFQNPVYKYPAPGLYTVTLRTTSLKGCESIVSHKVFIIAPPQADFSIGKSCIGDSTLFTDKTLCPVGYISQWQWDFGDTASTTNQSSLQNPAHRFTSVNGYKVQLITTNNFGCADTVFHYVNVFDKPQPGFIFQQSCDPATEVYFTDTSKRSSSKSPIILYQWNFFQSDSSYLQNPTYRFPDFDSCYQVTLTVTDTNSCSNTDTVRVCLRDSLTINFTAPTVCFNQRTFFKASYSPSSDSIAQYTWDFNDGSEQFTTFHDTISHRFPRPGTYQVTLSATDTNGCSITISREAIVDSLPTPNFIFTTPACDQPTYFVDSSQGNGNFISAWKWDFGDVSSGTENYSDEQNPNHLYLSQDSVYQVKLVVTNFNGCIDSITKPVERHTCLNVFYTANTGTGCANNPIYFRDQTVLYGTTGNITEWYWDFGDGNQTTYNTFTDSIPHTYNKPGNYLVTLRVTANVNNTLFSQEYDSSILVYKPPIAGFSYSPACAGQVVYFTDSTTTFDAPISQWQWTFNDPNSYLNTSSLQNPTHVYDSTGTFPAQLIVTDQHNCKDTASQPVEVYPVPNASFTFTPNANGVTGQVLMNNTSTGASTYFWDFGDGGTSTEENPLYQYSSVGVFHILLVATSQYQCSDSATSTYDLTSGLYVPNSFAPNSDAPGTNIFLPKGIHLKSYQIQIFSSWGTLLWESDKLTPNGEPAEGWDGTYKGKPMPAGTYIWHIKAKFLNDQIWEGSDNGDGHVKPYGTVNLIR; encoded by the coding sequence ATGAGAAAATTTACTTTTTTATTTCTATTGACACTGCTATCTCTGGGTGTGTGGGGACAGTGTAGCACAACAGCGGACTTCACGTATGTTTATACCGGCTGTAGTACCATTCAGTTTACTGATGCATCCACGGCTTCTCCTAATTATAATCTGGTCAAATGGGAATGGAATTACGGTGATGGAGATACCGCCACCGGTCCGATTGTTTCTCACACTTTTACCCCCGGAATTACGGTAAATGTTAAATTAGTGGTTACAGCAGATTCTTCGGGTGTTACCTGTACCGATTCCATTGTAAAGACAATTGTTATTCACGCTTTGCCTACTGTATATGCAGCCAGTGATCATAATCCGTCATGTATTGTTGTTCCCGCCCAATTTTTTGGCTCTTCGGGAATGGAACCCTATATCAACAGTTGGCAATGGGATTTTGGTGACGGAACTTTTGACACAGTACAAAATCCTGCCCATTTATACGCCGACACCGGATCGTATCAGGTTATTTTACACATTGTCGACAGCAACGAGTGTGCTAACAACGATACGCTCATACAAAAGGTAAACTCTTTACCGGCCATGGATTTTAGCTGGAGTGTGGAACCGGCAGCAACAACCGATAATTTACAATTTACAGCAACCGTCGACACTACTCTTGCTCCTGTAACCTCCTGGCACTGGGATTTTGGTGACGGAGACACTTCCAATATTCAGAATCCGACTCATCAATACAGCGATACCGGTCAGTATTCCGTTACGCTTTCTATCATTTCCGGAGGTTTTTGTCCCAATTCGCTTACAAAGATTGTCCATGTTGAACCTTTACCGGCACCCGATTTTACGGTTTCTGCAGTATGTTTAAATGATACAACTTATTTTACAGATTCAACAACTACACCGGTAGGAACGATTACCACCTGGAAATGGTATTTTGGCGATGGCGACAGCCTGATCATTCACAGTCCCGACAATCCAAATGTGAAACACATTTACCGTGTAAAAACCATTTATCCGGTAACATTATTGGCCATTAACTCTGAAGGATACGAACGCAGTATCACAAAAAATATAACTGTGGTTCCCAAACCACTGGCCGATTTTACTTTTAATGACACCTGTTATACGCTACCGACAACTTTTACCGATCAATCTTCTCTTGAGGGAGGTTCTGCTATCACATCCTGGAATTGGGACTTTAGTGATACACTTTCCGGTGCCGCCGACTCTTCCGTTCTACAAAACCCGACGCATATTTTCAGCTTACCCGGTACCTATCCGGTACAACTTATCATAAGAAATGCCGATGGATGTTCAGATACCACAATAAAACCTGTTGTAAGAGACACTTTACCGACTGTAGAATTTACAATATCGAAAGATTCCGTTTGTCCGGGAGAAGATGTTTCGTTTTACGGCATCGCTACCGATATCAGCATCTGGCACTGGGATTTTGGAAATGGAGACACTTCACAATACCAAAACCCCACTTACCACTATTCAACATCTGGCACTTACACCGTTACATTAACCGTAACCAATACCAATGGCTGTACAAGCAGTGTTTCGCACACTATTTACGTCAAGCCCCAACCGTTAACTGATTTTACTTTCAATATCTGGTGTCAGGGGGATACAACCTGTTTTTGGGATCAGTCTTCTGTTCCCAATGGTTACATTACTGAATGGAACTGGAGTTTTGGCGATGGAGATACATCAACGCTTCAAAACCCAGAACATTTGTATCAACCCGTTGGACAATATTACGCCACCCTTTCGGTTACATCCAACGAAGGTTGCCGCAATTCAGCCACTCATATTATCATTTTTGACTCACTTCCTTCACCCGATTTTTCCCTTTCGCCTGCGTGTATGAACGATACCACATTTTTCACGGATAAAACGACTACTCCGGTGGGCGTTATCACCACCTGGAAATGGTATTTTGGCGATGGCGACAGTTTGATCGTTCATGACCCGGACAGTGCCAATGCAAAACATATTTATCTGGCACAAACCACCTATAATGTCACTTTGCTTACCATTAGTTCTTTTGGTTTTGAGCGCAGCATTACAAAACAAATTACGGTTCATCATAAGCCATTGGCCAACTTCACTTTTAATGACACCTGTTACTATGCTCCCATTTCCTTTACCGATTCATCCACCCAAGATGGCGGTTCTGCTTTGTCTGGATGGAACTGGAACTTTGGAGACCCCATATCGGGTATCGACAATGAATCGGATTTACAAAATCCTACACACATTATGAGCCATCCTGATACATTTAATGTCCGATTAATTGTTACCAATCTGGATGGCTGTACAGACACCGCTTTGAGGGAGGTTGTTGTTGATTCTGTACCACCGGTAGACTTTACCCTCCTGAACGATTCTATTTGCTTTGGAGAGAATGCCTATTTTTATGCAACAGGTAAAGACATCACTTCCTGGGAATGGGATTTCGGAAACGGAGACAGCTCTTCATTTCAAAATCCGGTATATAAATACCCGGCGCCAGGACTATACACCGTTACCCTGCGAACAACGAGTTTAAAGGGCTGCGAATCCATCGTATCCCACAAAGTATTTATCATTGCCCCACCCCAAGCTGATTTTAGTATTGGAAAAAGCTGTATTGGCGATTCTACCCTATTTACAGACAAAACACTCTGTCCTGTAGGTTACATATCCCAATGGCAATGGGATTTTGGTGACACGGCGTCCACGACAAATCAATCATCATTACAAAATCCGGCACACCGGTTTACGTCGGTAAACGGGTATAAAGTTCAATTGATCACAACCAATAATTTTGGATGTGCCGATACTGTTTTTCATTATGTAAATGTTTTCGACAAACCTCAACCCGGATTCATTTTTCAGCAGTCGTGCGACCCGGCTACCGAGGTTTATTTTACAGACACATCGAAACGAAGCAGCAGCAAAAGTCCGATTATTCTGTATCAGTGGAATTTCTTCCAAAGTGATTCCTCTTATTTGCAAAATCCAACTTATCGTTTTCCTGATTTTGACTCCTGTTATCAAGTCACGCTTACTGTAACCGATACCAACAGCTGTTCAAATACGGATACCGTTCGGGTATGTCTTCGCGATAGCTTAACGATCAATTTTACGGCACCAACCGTTTGCTTTAACCAGCGTACTTTTTTCAAGGCCTCTTATTCGCCATCATCAGACTCCATAGCCCAATACACTTGGGATTTCAATGATGGAAGTGAGCAATTCACCACATTTCATGACACCATCAGCCATCGCTTCCCCCGTCCGGGAACTTATCAGGTAACGCTTTCTGCTACAGACACCAATGGTTGTTCTATCACTATTTCACGTGAAGCCATTGTTGATTCTTTGCCCACTCCGAATTTTATCTTCACAACGCCGGCCTGTGATCAGCCCACTTACTTTGTGGATTCTTCACAGGGAAATGGCAACTTCATCAGTGCATGGAAATGGGATTTCGGAGATGTCTCATCCGGAACAGAAAATTATTCCGACGAGCAAAATCCCAATCATTTATATCTCTCACAAGACAGTGTTTATCAGGTAAAACTTGTCGTTACAAACTTTAACGGATGTATCGATTCTATTACCAAACCTGTTGAGAGACATACTTGTTTAAATGTATTTTACACAGCAAACACAGGTACAGGTTGTGCCAACAATCCGATTTACTTCAGAGACCAAACGGTTTTGTATGGCACCACCGGAAATATCACCGAATGGTACTGGGATTTTGGCGATGGAAACCAAACCACTTACAATACTTTTACCGACTCGATACCGCACACTTACAACAAACCGGGCAATTACCTGGTTACACTCCGGGTAACGGCAAATGTCAACAATACATTATTTAGCCAAGAATATGACTCATCCATTCTTGTTTACAAACCACCGATAGCAGGTTTCTCATATAGTCCGGCCTGTGCGGGACAAGTCGTTTATTTCACGGATTCCACAACAACCTTTGATGCTCCCATCAGTCAATGGCAGTGGACTTTTAATGATCCTAACTCCTATTTAAACACGTCATCTTTACAAAACCCAACACATGTATATGATTCTACAGGAACTTTTCCGGCACAACTGATTGTAACCGATCAACACAATTGTAAAGATACCGCCTCCCAACCGGTAGAGGTTTATCCCGTTCCAAATGCCTCTTTCACCTTTACTCCCAATGCAAACGGGGTTACAGGACAAGTATTAATGAACAATACTTCCACAGGAGCCAGTACGTATTTTTGGGATTTTGGTGACGGCGGAACATCTACCGAAGAAAATCCGTTGTATCAATATTCATCCGTCGGCGTTTTCCATATTTTACTGGTTGCCACAAGTCAATACCAGTGCTCTGATTCGGCTACTTCTACTTACGACCTTACATCAGGTCTTTATGTACCTAATTCATTTGCTCCCAATAGTGATGCTCCGGGCACCAATATCTTTTTACCCAAAGGCATTCATTTAAAGAGCTATCAGATTCAAATATTCAGTTCGTGGGGAACATTGTTATGGGAAAGCGATAAACTGACACCAAACGGTGAACCGGCAGAAGGATGGGACGGAACCTACAAAGGTAAACCCATGCCTGCCGGAACCTATATTTGGCACATTAAAGCTAAATTTCTCAACGACCAAATTTGGGAAGGGTCTGATAATGGCGACGGACATGTTAAACCCTATGGAACAGTCAACCTTATTCGTTAA
- a CDS encoding TlpA family protein disulfide reductase produces the protein MKRLWIILFSWVLVVPAFAQQGYKINIQIKGSRDTTLLLASYYGDKIRLVDTAHAKTPGNFVLEGKKPLPGGVYMAVSPKKAKLFEFLINKNQHFKLVTDTANISMHLKAYGSPENKAFFHYLQASDKIYHQVIKLRNEQKKTPKNSPQYKKLQEEITALRQQNNQERRKLIQNHPGTFVAKLFKAMEPVTPPKNPHPEDSLFAFHYLQKHFWDNFDLSDSRLLRSPVYDQKIKTYFRQFVPFEPDSVDRAIDRVIAMARPNKECVSYLVWYFTVEYQNPKYMGFDKVFVHMVDQYFAKEPIANTSPSVLKLLKDRAAKIKPLLLGKPAPLLILQDTSGRFVSFYDIRKKFTLLFFWDYKCHICKRQLAELVPLYPKLAKKYDLAVYGICINPDLKAWKEAVRNRHLPWINVNGTRTLQGDFTKLYDIHGTPQLFLLDKNKHIIAKQFSVNQLEKILEDFASRQAEK, from the coding sequence ATGAAACGGCTTTGGATCATACTTTTTTCATGGGTGCTGGTGGTTCCGGCTTTTGCGCAGCAGGGATATAAAATTAACATTCAAATCAAAGGCTCGCGGGATACCACTTTGTTGCTTGCTTCGTATTACGGCGACAAAATCAGGCTGGTGGATACGGCACATGCCAAAACTCCCGGAAATTTTGTTTTGGAAGGAAAAAAGCCTTTGCCCGGCGGTGTGTATATGGCCGTCAGCCCCAAAAAAGCAAAGCTGTTTGAGTTTCTGATAAACAAAAACCAGCATTTTAAACTGGTTACCGATACGGCAAATATTTCCATGCACCTGAAAGCTTACGGCTCGCCTGAAAACAAAGCCTTTTTCCACTATCTCCAGGCAAGCGACAAAATTTACCATCAGGTGATAAAACTGCGAAATGAGCAGAAGAAAACGCCGAAAAACAGTCCGCAATACAAAAAGCTGCAGGAAGAAATCACAGCCCTGCGGCAGCAGAATAACCAAGAAAGGAGAAAACTTATTCAGAATCATCCGGGGACTTTTGTGGCCAAGCTTTTTAAAGCCATGGAACCGGTTACCCCGCCTAAAAATCCCCATCCGGAAGATTCGCTTTTTGCCTTTCATTACCTGCAAAAACATTTCTGGGACAACTTTGATTTGAGCGATTCGCGGTTATTGCGCAGTCCGGTTTACGACCAGAAAATCAAAACTTATTTCAGGCAATTTGTCCCGTTCGAGCCCGATTCGGTGGACCGTGCCATCGACCGTGTCATTGCCATGGCTCGCCCTAATAAAGAATGTGTAAGTTATCTCGTATGGTATTTTACGGTAGAATACCAAAACCCGAAATACATGGGCTTCGACAAGGTTTTCGTGCACATGGTCGATCAGTATTTTGCCAAAGAACCCATTGCCAACACTTCACCTTCCGTATTGAAACTGCTGAAAGACCGGGCTGCCAAAATCAAGCCCCTGTTGCTTGGAAAACCGGCACCTTTGCTCATTTTGCAGGATACATCCGGTCGTTTTGTTTCGTTTTACGACATCCGGAAAAAGTTTACGCTACTGTTTTTCTGGGACTATAAATGCCACATCTGCAAACGGCAACTGGCCGAACTGGTTCCGCTGTATCCGAAACTGGCCAAAAAATACGATCTTGCCGTTTACGGAATATGTATTAATCCCGATTTAAAAGCATGGAAAGAGGCTGTCAGGAATCGTCATTTGCCGTGGATTAACGTAAACGGAACGCGTACGCTGCAGGGCGATTTTACCAAACTATACGATATTCACGGGACTCCCCAGCTTTTTTTACTCGATAAAAACAAGCACATTATAGCGAAGCAATTTTCTGTAAATCAATTAGAAAAGATTTTAGAAGATTTCGCTTCCCGGCAAGCTGAAAAATAA
- a CDS encoding ArnT family glycosyltransferase yields MRKDDHKEQTLVFILLAIFFLSAVVVVFHTQNSFGGGDHFTHFRLARWGWKYPKLLFDEWGKPVFTLLVSPFAQLGVNFARLYNVLAGMLTALLAWKLSRRLDFANSWLVVLLVLFTPIYFISMFAVLTEVTFSLFLILALYLFFDKKYILSAVVLSFLPLIRTESVVLFPLFLLAFVLKKQGKALPFFLSGFVLFSFAGWPFYGSFFWLIKNMPYRGGTEAIYGHGRLFHFIFQTNNILGYPIAILFLVGFFASLWIWIKKDRFALNRRFYFLLLVPGSFLLYLAAHSYVWWKGIGNSLGLIRVIAAVTPLAAVTALSGLNWIIRPFQKFRKTVFVVLFFFFGWIVYFGSTRYKQNFHLSRPEQILAQACRYIHENKLDKHKIYYFSNFVPFKLGIDPFDNRRVQERLPRHQNISGALPDSSLIVWDAHFGPNEGNTPLYQLLNDSGLQLLRVFKPQVPFRVLGGYDYAVYIFQKGNRVLPEHRKIVLDFENKQDKKGRFYSDSHAFSGHYSLKMDSLIRFSPVISIPAATLKKAKCDTLKVTVQVYPVHPLAQTPSSLVISLQNGKKALRYYAYDFNRPPEKRTFRINRWNTVTVYYAVDTTLVGNADQLLIYLWNRGKKDIYFDDLEAVMLSGTGK; encoded by the coding sequence ATGCGTAAAGACGACCATAAAGAACAAACACTTGTTTTTATCCTGCTGGCTATCTTTTTTCTGTCGGCGGTGGTCGTGGTTTTTCATACGCAAAACAGTTTTGGCGGTGGCGACCATTTTACGCACTTCAGGCTGGCCCGGTGGGGATGGAAATATCCGAAACTGCTTTTCGACGAATGGGGCAAGCCGGTATTTACCCTTCTTGTGTCGCCTTTTGCCCAACTCGGCGTAAATTTTGCCCGGCTTTATAATGTGCTGGCCGGAATGCTGACCGCCCTGCTGGCCTGGAAACTTTCGCGGCGACTGGATTTTGCCAACAGCTGGCTGGTGGTTTTGCTGGTACTTTTTACCCCCATCTATTTTATTTCGATGTTTGCGGTGCTCACCGAAGTTACCTTCAGTCTTTTCCTGATATTGGCGTTGTATCTTTTTTTCGATAAAAAATACATCCTTTCGGCGGTGGTACTCTCGTTTTTGCCGTTGATAAGAACCGAAAGTGTGGTTTTGTTCCCGTTGTTTCTGCTGGCATTTGTTTTAAAAAAGCAGGGAAAAGCACTTCCTTTTTTCCTGAGTGGATTTGTACTGTTCAGCTTTGCCGGATGGCCGTTTTACGGAAGTTTTTTCTGGCTGATCAAAAACATGCCTTACCGCGGCGGAACGGAAGCCATTTATGGTCATGGCCGTTTGTTCCATTTTATTTTTCAGACGAATAACATTTTGGGGTATCCGATAGCCATCCTTTTTCTTGTCGGATTTTTTGCGTCGTTGTGGATATGGATAAAAAAAGACCGGTTTGCCCTCAACCGGCGGTTCTATTTCCTGTTGCTTGTTCCCGGCAGCTTTTTGCTATACCTGGCTGCCCATTCCTACGTCTGGTGGAAAGGTATCGGCAATTCTCTCGGATTAATCCGGGTCATCGCAGCTGTTACACCGCTGGCTGCCGTTACTGCCCTGTCTGGTTTAAATTGGATTATTCGTCCCTTTCAAAAATTCCGGAAAACGGTTTTCGTCGTTTTGTTTTTCTTTTTTGGCTGGATTGTCTATTTCGGAAGCACCCGGTACAAACAAAATTTTCATTTAAGCCGGCCCGAACAAATTCTTGCTCAGGCCTGTCGTTATATTCATGAAAACAAACTCGACAAGCATAAAATATATTACTTCTCCAATTTTGTTCCTTTCAAACTGGGTATCGACCCGTTTGACAATCGCCGGGTACAGGAAAGGTTGCCGCGGCACCAAAACATTTCCGGTGCATTGCCCGACAGCAGCCTCATTGTATGGGACGCCCATTTTGGCCCCAACGAAGGGAATACGCCGCTTTATCAGTTGCTGAACGACAGCGGTTTGCAGTTGTTGCGTGTTTTTAAACCACAGGTTCCGTTTCGGGTACTGGGCGGATACGATTATGCGGTTTACATTTTCCAAAAAGGAAACCGTGTGTTGCCGGAACACCGGAAAATTGTGTTGGATTTTGAAAACAAACAAGACAAAAAAGGCAGATTTTATTCGGACAGCCATGCTTTCAGCGGGCATTATTCTTTAAAAATGGACAGCCTTATCCGGTTTTCCCCGGTAATTTCCATTCCGGCAGCCACACTGAAAAAAGCAAAATGCGATACGCTGAAAGTAACCGTGCAGGTATATCCTGTTCATCCGCTGGCACAAACGCCGTCGTCGCTGGTCATCAGCCTGCAAAACGGCAAAAAAGCCCTTCGTTATTATGCTTACGATTTTAACCGTCCCCCGGAAAAACGAACATTCCGGATTAACCGGTGGAACACCGTTACCGTTTATTATGCGGTGGACACCACTTTGGTTGGTAATGCCGATCAACTGCTCATTTACCTTTGGAACCGGGGGAAAAAAGATATTTATTTTGACGATCTGGAAGCTGTTATGCTTTCCGGTACAGGAAAGTAA
- a CDS encoding glycosyltransferase family 2 protein, with protein sequence MEKTLSIIIPAFNEANTIEIILKKIISVTIINHLKREIIVVDDASTDDTVSLAETFRKAHPEENIKIVRQDVNLGKGAAIRRGITVATGDFIVVQDADTEYNPEDYNTLLKPVLDGFADVVYGSRFMGGEPHRILFFWHSIGNKLLTTLSNMFTNLNLTDMETGYKLFRAGILKSLLLKENRFGFEPEVTAKMARVPDIRIYEVGISYYGRTYKEGKKIDWRDGFRAIWCVLKYNLFDRKTFQ encoded by the coding sequence ATGGAAAAAACTTTATCCATCATTATTCCTGCTTTTAACGAAGCCAACACCATCGAAATTATTTTAAAAAAGATAATCTCCGTTACGATCATTAACCATTTAAAACGGGAAATTATTGTGGTGGATGATGCTTCTACGGACGATACGGTTTCGCTCGCCGAAACTTTCCGGAAAGCACATCCCGAAGAAAATATTAAAATTGTGAGGCAGGATGTAAACCTCGGAAAGGGTGCCGCCATCCGCCGGGGCATTACTGTTGCCACCGGCGATTTTATTGTGGTTCAGGATGCCGATACCGAATACAATCCGGAAGATTACAACACGCTGCTCAAACCGGTACTGGACGGATTTGCCGATGTGGTTTACGGTTCGCGTTTTATGGGGGGCGAGCCGCACCGGATTTTGTTTTTCTGGCATTCCATCGGCAATAAACTGCTCACCACACTTTCCAACATGTTTACCAATCTGAACCTGACCGATATGGAAACCGGATATAAACTGTTTCGTGCCGGCATACTCAAATCGTTGCTGTTAAAAGAAAACCGTTTTGGTTTTGAGCCGGAAGTAACCGCTAAAATGGCCCGGGTTCCCGATATCAGAATTTACGAAGTCGGCATTTCCTATTACGGACGAACTTACAAAGAAGGTAAAAAAATCGACTGGCGGGATGGTTTTCGTGCCATTTGGTGTGTGCTGAAATACAATTTGTTCGACCGGAAAACTTTTCAATAA